The DNA segment CTGCGCCTGATGGTTTCGCTGCATCTGTATCAATATGACAAACAATGGCGCCAACAGCAACCGTGTCGCCTTCTTCTGCTTTTAAAGTAATGATTCCACTGGCTTCTGCTGGTAATTCCAATGTGGCTTTGTCAGAATCAACCTCGGCAATAGCTTGGTCTTTTTCTACATAATCGCCATCTTTCACTAACCAAGTTGCGATTTCAACTTCTTTTATGGATTCCCCTGGTGAAGGGACTTTCATTTCTAAAATCATCTTATTTATTTTAAATTATGAATCTTGAACATTAATTTATTGGGATCTTTTTACCTAATTTTATCTAACAAGATCTTTGTCGAAAACCATTTTAATGGCTTTTGCATGACGGTTTTTTGATCTTGTATAACTTCCAGATGCAGATGCTGACGACACTCTCAAGGAGGCCAATCTCCATTTTATAAAATCGAAATTCATCAACATATACCCGTAAGCTCCCATATTTTTAGGCTCTTCTTGCGCCCAAACATAATCGTCGGCATTTGGATATTTTGCTATGATTTCTTTTAATTGATCTACCGGCAAAGGAAACAATTGTTCGATTCTAACAACCGCCACGTCTTTTCGTCCGTTGATTTCTCTTTCGGCAGTGATGTCGTAATAGAATTTTCCGGTACAAAAAACCAAGGTTTTAACATCCGCTTTATTTACTGCATCGTCATCAATAGTTTCTTGGAAAGAACCATTTTCTAATTCTTCGATGCTGGAAACTACTCTTGGATCACGAAGCAAACTTTTTGGTGTGAACACAACAAGTGGTTTACGGAATTTCAATTTCATTTGTCTTCGCAACAAGTGGAAAAAGTTGGCCGGTGTTGTACAATCGGCAACATACATATTTTGTCTGGCACAAAGTTGCAAGAAACGTTCCATTCTTCCTGAGGAATGCTCTGCTCCTTGCCCTTCATATCCGTGAGGCAACAACATGACAATTCCGTTTTGATTATTCCATTTGTCTTCTCCACAAGAAATATATTGGTCAATCATAATTTGGGCACCGTTCGAGAAATCACCAAACTGTGCTTCCCAAATGGTCAAGGCATTAGGATTTGCTAAAGCATAACCATAATCAAAACCTAAAACTCCATACTCTGACAACAGGGAATTAAAGGCATTGAATTTTCCTTTTTTACCTTCCAAACTGTTGATTAATACCACTTCCTCTTCCGAGTCTTCCACTTTTACAACGGCATGACGGTGCGAAAAAGTACCTCTTTCCACGTCTTGTCCAGAAATACGAACATCAAAACCTTCTCTCAATAACGATCCGTAAGCCAAATGTTCGGCCATACCCCAATCTAATTTATTGGTTTCGAAAAACATTGTTTTTCTGTCGTTGATTAATTTTTGGATTTTGCTGATGAATTTTTTATCCTCCGGCAAATTACAAATGGCATTGGCCACAGCCGTAAGTCCTTCTTTTGGATAAGTGGTATCTACTTTTGCAAGCATTTGAGAAATCCCTGCGCTTTCAAAACCTTGCCATTCATTTTGCATAAATGGCGTAATGATGGTCAATTCTTTTTTACGGGATTCTTCCAGGTTTACTTCCAGTCCTGATTTATATTCTGTTTCCAACGCTTTTACATAAGCATTGTCTATAACTCCTTCTGCCACTAATTTTTCGGCATAAATATCTCTAGGATTTTTATGCTTGGCAATGATTTTATATAATATGGGTTGTGTAAATCGAGGTTCGTCACCTTCGTTGTGTCCATATTTTCTATAGCCCAACAAATCGATAAATACGTCGCGACCAAATTCCATCCTGAAATCCAAGGCAAACGACATGGCGTGTACCACGGCTTCGGCATCGTCTGCATTTACGTGCAATACTGGCGAAAGGGTTACTTTGGCAACATCGGTACAATAAGTTGAGGAACGGGCATCCAGATAATTGGTCGTGAAACCCACTTGGTTGTTGATGACAACGTGAATTGTCCCGCCGGTTTTGTATCCATCCAATTGAGACATTTGAATGATTTCATACAAAAGTCCTTGACCTGCAATCGCGGCATCACCGTGAACGGCAATTGGCAATACTTTTGAAAAATCGTTTGGAAAATATTTGTCTTGCTTGGCTCTGGTGATTCCTTCAATTACGGCTCCAACAGTCTCCAAATGTGAAGGATTTGGTGCCAAATTGATATTGATGGTTTTTCCTGAATTTGTTGTTTTTTCAGCACTTAATCCTAAATGGTATTTTACGTCACCGTCAAAATGTTCTTGATCGTTGTAATCTTTACCGTCAAATTCGCTAAAAATATCTTGGGTAGATTTCCCGAAAATATTGGCCAAAACATTCAAACGACCACGGTGCGCCATTCCCATCACGAAATGTTCCACTCCTTTTTCTGCCGCTTTTTCAATCAAGGCGTCCAATGCCGGAATAATCGATTCCCCACCTTCTAGCGAAAATCGTTTTTGACCCACATATTTGGTATGCAAGAAATTTTCGAATGAAACCGCTTGGCTCAATTTGTTTAAAATGGCTTTCTTTTCGTCTGTCGTAAAATTAGGTTGATTGTCGTTGTGTCCTATTTTATTTTGAATCCATTCAATATTGTTTGGATTTCGCATGTACATATACTCCACACCTATAGATTGGCAATAAATCTTGTCTAAATGACCCAAGATTTCGGCTAAACTACAAGGTTCAATCTTGATGATTCTTGCAGCATCAAAAACGGTTGACAAATCTGATTTTGAAAGTCCAAAATTCTCAAGATCCAATGTTGGCGAATACGTTCTTCTTTTGTGAACTGGATTCGTTCTCGTAAACAAATGACCACGTGTTCTGTAGGCATTAATCAACTTAAACACGTTGAACTCTTTATAAAGTTTTTCAGAAACAGCCGCACTGTCGCTCGAACTGGATGGCACACTGGTTACTTGTGCCACTGGAGTTGCTGGAACAGCCGAAACTTCTCCATTGTAAGTTGTCATTCCAAAGTCGAAACCTTGAAAAAAACTTCTCCAACTAGGTTCTACGCTGTCTGGATTTTCTAAATATTGATCATATAATTGTGCGAAAAATTCGGTATGTGCCGCATTTAAGAATGAAAACCTATCCATAATTGTATATAATTCTGGTTATTTGTTAAAAATAGTTTGGCAAAAGTACAATAAATCAATACACATAGAATCTTTTTTTACGTACTTTTACGTAAAAAATTGTTAAAAAAAACCGATAAACAATGAAAAAAAACCATCTCCTGAGCATTTTAAGACCTTTTTGTATTTTGGCACTCTTATTTTCATTCCATCATCTTTCGGCACAGCAACAAACCATTACATCGAGTCCACAAAATAATTTCTGGAATAATGTGCAATTTGGTGGTGGATTGGGAGTGAGTTTTGGATCGGGCTATACGGACATTACCATTTCTCCAAGTGCCATTTATAATATCAATTCAATTGTTGCAGTCGGAACGGCCTTGCAGTTTGGTTATGTTTCAGCCAAAAATGATTACACCTCCACTCTTTATGGAGCAAGTTTAATTGGCTTGATTAATCCAATTCCCGAAATTCAGCTTTCGGTCGAATTGGAAGAAATCAACGTCAATACCGATTATAAATATTATGGTGTTTCCGAATCTTTTTGGAATACCGCCTTGTATGTTGGTGCGGGTTATCGAACCGGAAACGTGACCATTGGCGCACGATTTGACGTATTGTTTGATGAAAACAACGGTTATTACAGCGATGCCTTCATGCCGTTTGTCAGGGTTTATTTTTAATTCCTTACCCCAACCCTCTCCAAAAGAGAGGGAGCCGAAACCAAAAACAAGTACGGTTATTAGAAGTAAAAAACTTTATTTAACGATATTTATTCCGGAACCAAACTTTTTGCCACTCTCTTTTTAAAATCAAAAAAGCAACTTCTTCGGCAAGAATGACTAAATCCGAGCCGTCGAGTTTTTTTATTTGGTCTTCCGAAACGTCTATTATGTAAAGTAGATTCAAATATTCGGCAAATTTGTATTGAATCAATCGATAGATTTTTTCGTGCAACTGGATTTTCAATTCCTGGGGCAAAATACTCATTGGAAAATCGATTCCTTCGTTGGCCAGATTGAAATCCTTGTTGATTTGTTCGATTAATTTCAAGTACAAAGCTTCCTTTTCGGCTTCTTCAAACAACAAATCGGTATTTAGTGGGGCAACATACATAGGATTTACGGGTTTTATTCCTCGATGACAGGACTAATCGATGTGGTTTTATTTTTCCAAATTTCGACAATTTTTACCAAAAGCACATCGCCTCCGGCATAGAAAAAAACGGCTCCCATTGGCGGATTGACGGCCGGAATTAATCCGAACGTTTTTGGAATCCATTTCCAACACTGGAAATAGGTTCCCGCCAATTCAATAAATATGACACAAAGAGCAATGAAATAGTACAAGTTTTGCCATTTTTTTCGCTTTAAAAGCAAAAAGAAGCAAACGCCAAAAATCAATGAAAAAACATCATTAAGGAAAATTCCAACAGAGAGAAACAACAGTAAAAACCCAATGGCAAAATATTTTCTCAACAATTTGTCATTCCTGACCGCCCATTCTGTATGGGCCAAAACATAACCCGAAGCATAAACAATGGCGTGCCCAAAAGGAACATACAACGGAATGACGGTCGTTCTATAATTGTACATCCCCAATAAAGTGCAGAAGATCAATTCCCCTATGTAGGACAACAAAACCATTGTGACCATCAATTTCCTGAGATAAGCATCGGAAAACCAAAAGAAAAATGAGAAATAAACAATCGCCAAAATGTTGGTAATTTGTCTTGCGTCAAAATAAGTTGTAGCGAAATAGACACTGTCAATTCCTAAAGCCAAAAGGGTAAAAAAAGGAAAGCATAAGGCGAAAAACAATTGCTTTTGGGTATTTTGGTTTCTGTCGGAAAAGAAAATAGCGTTTATTATGGCGTTCATAAAACTGTTTTAAACCTTTCTTTCCATCAAGTTTTCGCCAAAAGATTTCAATATCGCTTTTTTGTCATCGGAAATTTTCATCTGTTCCAAAATTTCAAATGCCTCCAATGTATATTCTTCAATGGCTTTTTGGGTGGCTTTTGAAGCTCCCGTTGCATTGAAAATTTCTTTTACGGCGGCTATTTTATCAGTGTTGTCATCCAATTTGGTTGAAAACAACTGCAACAATTGCTCTTTTTCGGCTGGTTTTGAAAACTCCAGGGCTTTCAGGTACAAATAAGTTTTCTTGTTTTCTATGATATCGCCGCCCACTTGTTTTCCGAAGGTTTCGGGATTGCCAAAAGCATCCAGATAATCGTCCTGCAACTGGAACGCCAGACCTAAATTAAGGCCGAAATCATAGATTAAACTTCTATTTTCTTTGGAAGAACGAGCCACAATCGCACCCATTTTCATTGCTGCGGCAACGAGAACGGCTGTTTTGTATTCGATCATTTTCAAATATTCGGGAATCGTGACATCGTTTCGGGTTTCGAAATCGACGTCATATTGTTGTCCTTCGCAAACTTCGAGAGCCGTTTTGCTGAACAATTTGGCCAGTTTTCGGAAGGTTTCGGGTTGGTAATTTTCGAAATATTGGTAGGCCAAAATCAACATGGCATCGCCTGAGAGAATTCCGGTGTTGACGTTCCATTTTTCGTGAACGGTAACCTTACCTCTTCGCAAAGGCGCATCGTCCATAATGTCGTCATGCACCAAGGAAAAATTATGAAAAACCTCGACTGCCATTGCTGCCGGCAAAGCCAATTTATAATCAATATCAAAAATATCGGCGGTCAACAAGGTCAAAACCGGACGCATTCTTTTGCCGCCCAACTGCAAAATGTAATCTATGGGTTGGTAGAGATTTTTGGGTTCTTTGTCAATATTTTGACTTTTCAAATAAATTAAAAATTGTTCTTGATATTCGGAAATGGGAAGCATTACTAATTTTTTAAAGGTTCTGATTTTAAAGAGTACAAAGTAACTTAAAAAACCTGACACTTTAAATCCGGAAAAAATATTTTAAAAATACTTTGGAAACTATTTTGGTATTCAAAGTTTCCATTCTATATTTGCACCAGAAATTAAAAACCTAAAAAGCCTTTTTACCTCATAAAATCAAACCAACCATGGCAACTAAATGGACTATTGACTCAGACCAATCGGATGTGTTAATCCAAATGAAAGATTCGACAATTACTTATTTGGGTGGCGAAACCAATCATTTTGACGGTTTTGTTTCCCTTGATGAAGACGAAATTGAAGATGCATCGGTAGAATTTTCATTGGACAGCAAAACTTTTTCATCCAAAAAAAGAGATGCGGCATTGCAAAACAAAAACAATGCTGAATCGACCAAAAAACCACTTATTCGATTCAAATCGACTTCGTTTCAAAAAATCAAGAACAACATCAATTTCTTGAAAGGCTATTTGACCATAAAAGATGTTACGAAAATGGTCGAACTTGATGCGGAATTCATCGGAATCAACAATTACAATGGCTCTAAAAAAGCGGCTTTCGAAATAAAAGGCGACATCAACCGAAATGATTTTGGATTGGACAAAAATTTCAACAATTCGAAAGAAAAATTTGGATTGGGGAAAAACCTGAAACTAGTCGCCAATCTGGAATTTTCGATTTAATTATTTGACGAAAGTTAAATTATCGTCATCTTTTTGGAAACTTGATTCACATTAAAAGTTTCCAATATACATTTGAATTTAAAAAAGTAAAAAGTCTGAAACGATTTCAGCAAAAACAATGAAAGATAAAATTATAGCAAAAGCAACCGATTTGTTCTTGAAACTGGGCTTTAAGAGTGTCACCATGGATGATATTGCCGGCGAAATGTGCATTTCCAAGAAAACCATTTACAAATATTTTTGCAACAAGGAAATTCTTATTCAAGAATCAACATCAATGGTCCACAAAGAAGTACATCAAATCATTGACGGTATTGTAGCCAAAAACCATAATGCCATCGAGGAAAATTTCGAGATTCGAAAAATGTTCAAAGAAATGTTTAAAGCGGGTGACACCTCTCCGGTTTATCAATTAAAAAAACATTATCCCGAAATTTATAATGCGGTAATGGCTCGAGAAATAACGGAATGTAATATCGTCTTTAAACAAAACATCGAAAAAGGAATTCAACAAGGATTGTACCGGAAAAACACACCTGTAGATGCTTATGTAGAATTTTATTACACCTTGATTTTCAGCATTAATGGAAATATTAGTTCTGAAATTGAAGCACATTTACTAGAATTACAAGCCTTGGAATACCATACCAGGGCAATGGCAACTCCAGAAGGAATCATCGAACTAGAAAAACAATTAAACAACTATCATCTATAATCAATGAAAAAACTATTTTTAATTCCCATATTCGTTTTTGCCCTGACGGCAAAAGCGCAAGAACAGAAAAAATATAATTATAGCTTGGAGCAAGCCATTGCCCACGCCATGACCAATAATTATTCGGCCATAAATGCCGGAAGAGACATTGACGCTTCCAAAGAAAAAAAATGGGAAACTACCGCAGCGGGTTTGCCACAAATCAATGCTGGCGTAGATTATACCAACAACTTCGTTTTGCAAAAATCAGTCGTTCCTGCCGAATTTTTTGGAGGAAACCCCGGAGAATACGCCGAAGTTGCCTTTGGAACCAAGCACAATATGATAGCACGCGCCACTTTGAGCCAATTAATCTTTGACGGTTCCTATATCGTGGCTTTGCAGGCTTCGAAAACCTATTTGAAATACTATCAAAATGCCAAACAAAAAACCGACATCGAAATCAAGGAAGCCGTGATTAACTCCTACGGAAATGTGTTGTTGGCCGAAGAAAGCATTGCCATTCTGGAAAAAAACAAGGCAACCTTGCAGAAAACCTTGTCCGACACTAAAGCAACTTTCACGAATGGTTTGATTGAAGAAGAAAGCGTGGAGCAACTGGAAATCACGTTAACTTCCATAAATAGTACTTTAAATTACAATAAAAGACTTTCAGACGTGGCCTATAAAATGCTGAAAATGACGCTGGGAATGGACATCAACGATGATTTGAAATTAACGGACAAACTAGACAATTTGACTGTTTCCAATTTAGATTTGGCTTTTTCCCAAAACGGATTTTCGGTTTCAGAAAACGTGAATTATCAAATGGCCATGAATTTTCAAGAGCAAAGAGAATTAGAATTGAAATTGCAAAAAAGCAAAGCCCTGCCGTCCTTATCCGCAAACGTAAATTATGGCGCCACCGCTTTCAAGGACGAATTTCAGTTTTTTACCCAAAATCAAAATTGGTTCAATTATTCGAATATGGGTGTCAGTTTGAATGTGCCAATATTCAGCAGTTTGGCCAGAAGTTCCAGAACCCAACAAGCCAAAATCGCTTTGGATCAAGCCAAAACGCAATTGACGGAAACGGAACAAAAATTGAAATTGCAATATGCCGCAGCCAAAAGCGATTACGAATTCAGCATCGAAGAATATGCCACGGCAAAATCCAATTTGGCACTTTCGGAAAGAATCGAGAAAAAGCAACAAATAAAATTCACGGAAGGATTGTCTTCCAGTTTTGATTTTAATGATGCCCAAAGACAATTGTACACTGCCCAACAAAAATACCTGCAATCGATGGTGGACGTCATCAACAAAAAAGCAGCCTTGGAAAAAATAATCAACAAACAATAATCATATATAAACAACTATACCAAATGAAAAAAATAGTCATCATCTCCACACTTTCGTTACTCCTTTTCGCTTGCGGGAAGAAAGAAGACAACACCAACATTGACACTTTAATTGCATCAAAAAACGTAAAAGAACTTCAAGCCAAAAAAGCGTTGATCCAAGCCGATTTATCCAAAATTGACGAAGCTTTGGCAAAATTGGATGTTAAAAAAGAAGAAGCGTTAGTTTCTGTTCTTGCCGTAAAAGATACCGTTTTCAGCCATTATCTTGAAATTCAAGGTAGCGTGGATACCAAAGAAAACATTTTGGTTCAACCAGAATATCAAGGAACATTGGTTTCCTTGAACGTAAAAGCAGGACAAAGAGTTTCGAAAGGACAAGTTCTTGGAAAAATTGACGATGCAGGTTTAAGCCAACAAGTGGCTAGTTTAGAAAACCAATATGCTTTGGCAAAAACCACTTTCGAGCGTCAAAAAAATCTTTGGAATCAAAAAATTGGTTCCGAAATTCAATATTTGCAAGCACAAACCCAAATGGTTTCGGCTCAAAGAGGCGTGGCGCAAGCCAAAGCCCAATTGGCAAAAACCATCATAAGAGCACCGTTTACCGGAACAATCGACGAAGTTTTTGTAGAAAAAGGACAAGTTGTGGCACCAAGCGCCCAAGGATTAATGCGAATCGTGAATTTATCGAACATGTATGTTTCGACATCGGTTCCTGAAACTTATATCGGCAAACTAAAAGTAGGTACAGAAGTGGATGTTTTATTGACTTCTTTGGGAAAAACCTATAAAGGAAAGGTTCGTCAAATCGGAAATTTCGTGAATCCAAGCAATAGAAGTTTTGGAATAGAAGTAAGTG comes from the Flavobacterium limnophilum genome and includes:
- a CDS encoding polyprenyl synthetase family protein, with the translated sequence MLPISEYQEQFLIYLKSQNIDKEPKNLYQPIDYILQLGGKRMRPVLTLLTADIFDIDYKLALPAAMAVEVFHNFSLVHDDIMDDAPLRRGKVTVHEKWNVNTGILSGDAMLILAYQYFENYQPETFRKLAKLFSKTALEVCEGQQYDVDFETRNDVTIPEYLKMIEYKTAVLVAAAMKMGAIVARSSKENRSLIYDFGLNLGLAFQLQDDYLDAFGNPETFGKQVGGDIIENKKTYLYLKALEFSKPAEKEQLLQLFSTKLDDNTDKIAAVKEIFNATGASKATQKAIEEYTLEAFEILEQMKISDDKKAILKSFGENLMERKV
- a CDS encoding 2-oxoglutarate dehydrogenase E1 component encodes the protein MDRFSFLNAAHTEFFAQLYDQYLENPDSVEPSWRSFFQGFDFGMTTYNGEVSAVPATPVAQVTSVPSSSSDSAAVSEKLYKEFNVFKLINAYRTRGHLFTRTNPVHKRRTYSPTLDLENFGLSKSDLSTVFDAARIIKIEPCSLAEILGHLDKIYCQSIGVEYMYMRNPNNIEWIQNKIGHNDNQPNFTTDEKKAILNKLSQAVSFENFLHTKYVGQKRFSLEGGESIIPALDALIEKAAEKGVEHFVMGMAHRGRLNVLANIFGKSTQDIFSEFDGKDYNDQEHFDGDVKYHLGLSAEKTTNSGKTININLAPNPSHLETVGAVIEGITRAKQDKYFPNDFSKVLPIAVHGDAAIAGQGLLYEIIQMSQLDGYKTGGTIHVVINNQVGFTTNYLDARSSTYCTDVAKVTLSPVLHVNADDAEAVVHAMSFALDFRMEFGRDVFIDLLGYRKYGHNEGDEPRFTQPILYKIIAKHKNPRDIYAEKLVAEGVIDNAYVKALETEYKSGLEVNLEESRKKELTIITPFMQNEWQGFESAGISQMLAKVDTTYPKEGLTAVANAICNLPEDKKFISKIQKLINDRKTMFFETNKLDWGMAEHLAYGSLLREGFDVRISGQDVERGTFSHRHAVVKVEDSEEEVVLINSLEGKKGKFNAFNSLLSEYGVLGFDYGYALANPNALTIWEAQFGDFSNGAQIMIDQYISCGEDKWNNQNGIVMLLPHGYEGQGAEHSSGRMERFLQLCARQNMYVADCTTPANFFHLLRRQMKLKFRKPLVVFTPKSLLRDPRVVSSIEELENGSFQETIDDDAVNKADVKTLVFCTGKFYYDITAEREINGRKDVAVVRIEQLFPLPVDQLKEIIAKYPNADDYVWAQEEPKNMGAYGYMLMNFDFIKWRLASLRVSSASASGSYTRSKNRHAKAIKMVFDKDLVR
- a CDS encoding efflux RND transporter periplasmic adaptor subunit, which produces MKKIVIISTLSLLLFACGKKEDNTNIDTLIASKNVKELQAKKALIQADLSKIDEALAKLDVKKEEALVSVLAVKDTVFSHYLEIQGSVDTKENILVQPEYQGTLVSLNVKAGQRVSKGQVLGKIDDAGLSQQVASLENQYALAKTTFERQKNLWNQKIGSEIQYLQAQTQMVSAQRGVAQAKAQLAKTIIRAPFTGTIDEVFVEKGQVVAPSAQGLMRIVNLSNMYVSTSVPETYIGKLKVGTEVDVLLTSLGKTYKGKVRQIGNFVNPSNRSFGIEVSVPNPENLLRPNQVANLKITDYINKNTVVVPTNVIQEDGEGNKFVYTAINISGKTGTAKKIIVKLGQSSDNVTEILNGLSDNDVIVTEGMNTISDGMKLNF
- a CDS encoding TetR/AcrR family transcriptional regulator, producing the protein MKDKIIAKATDLFLKLGFKSVTMDDIAGEMCISKKTIYKYFCNKEILIQESTSMVHKEVHQIIDGIVAKNHNAIEENFEIRKMFKEMFKAGDTSPVYQLKKHYPEIYNAVMAREITECNIVFKQNIEKGIQQGLYRKNTPVDAYVEFYYTLIFSINGNISSEIEAHLLELQALEYHTRAMATPEGIIELEKQLNNYHL
- a CDS encoding YceI family protein, with the translated sequence MATKWTIDSDQSDVLIQMKDSTITYLGGETNHFDGFVSLDEDEIEDASVEFSLDSKTFSSKKRDAALQNKNNAESTKKPLIRFKSTSFQKIKNNINFLKGYLTIKDVTKMVELDAEFIGINNYNGSKKAAFEIKGDINRNDFGLDKNFNNSKEKFGLGKNLKLVANLEFSI
- a CDS encoding TolC family protein; its protein translation is MKKLFLIPIFVFALTAKAQEQKKYNYSLEQAIAHAMTNNYSAINAGRDIDASKEKKWETTAAGLPQINAGVDYTNNFVLQKSVVPAEFFGGNPGEYAEVAFGTKHNMIARATLSQLIFDGSYIVALQASKTYLKYYQNAKQKTDIEIKEAVINSYGNVLLAEESIAILEKNKATLQKTLSDTKATFTNGLIEEESVEQLEITLTSINSTLNYNKRLSDVAYKMLKMTLGMDINDDLKLTDKLDNLTVSNLDLAFSQNGFSVSENVNYQMAMNFQEQRELELKLQKSKALPSLSANVNYGATAFKDEFQFFTQNQNWFNYSNMGVSLNVPIFSSLARSSRTQQAKIALDQAKTQLTETEQKLKLQYAAAKSDYEFSIEEYATAKSNLALSERIEKKQQIKFTEGLSSSFDFNDAQRQLYTAQQKYLQSMVDVINKKAALEKIINKQ